The genomic stretch AGCCGCCAGTCGTCAGCAATTAGCAATCAGCAGTCGATTGTCGGTTAAGAGGTTTGTGTTAAATCCAAAACCGTAGCCTGCAACAATACGCAGAAATACTTTCTTCGCATTGGATTTCAGCGTTCGCAAAAACACGCAGGCGGATTTGAGGAACACACTTAAAAGTCCAAACGCATGTCGTTCCTCCGCAAGGTATAATTAAAAATGTTGCCAACCAAAATACTTGCTATCGGTGCGGGCGGTTTACAACGCGCCTTAACCCATGAATTTGTCCATATCCTCAACCAACGGAACCGCTATGACGGTGGTATCTTTATCGGTCAGCCGCGCGGTACTGAGAAAGCCGATGCCTTCAACCAACAAGGCGGCGTATACCATGTTGTCACGTTCGATATGAATGGTGTTCATGACATTCAACAGGTCTCAAGCGTCGTTGGTGCGACGACGCTCGCTACAGAGGCAGGACGTGAGCAGTTTTATGCACAGACCGAGAATCCGTTGGACCTCCTCCTCATCGGCGTAACTGAAGCGGGGATCGCCAAGGGTGAACTGGCGATAGACGTATTGGAGGAGACCCTCTACCGCTATTTCTATCATCACGGTGCGGATGCGACACTGTGTGTCATCAACACCGATAACCTCCGAAACAACGGCGATGTTATTCGCGATATTCTCTGCAACGAGTATCCGAGACGGAGCGATGCTTACGCGGTGTGGTTGGAAACAAATGTCGGATTCCTCAACGAAATGGGAGATCGGCTCGTGCCGCAAGTCTACGCTGTGCCTGACGAGATTAAAGAGGAGGCAAGGACACAGATCGACGTTCAAGACGAACTCATAACATACGCAGAAGCAATGCCAGCAACACCACTTATCTTGGAGGATTTGGACGCTCTATTACGCGTGCCGTTCGGCGAACTTCAAGACTACGGCGTTATTGTCAGTCAAGAGAGTATTGAACCGTATCACGATTGGAAATTGCTCTTGGTGAATTCCGTGCACGTGCCTGGAATTACGCATAAAGGAACACTCGCTGGTATCGAATATGTCAATGAAGCGGCGGCACACCCAACGTTTGCACCACACCTCGAACGTTTGATGAATGGATATGCGGAGATTGTAGAGGCAGACATCCCGATAACGGGGAAAAGTGCTCGTGCATACTCGCTGGAATTCGTTGACCGTATCCGCCGAGTCAAAGATGACAATGCCCGGATTAACATCATCGAAACAGTGAAACTTCGTGAACGCGCCGCCGACATTGTCCGTTCACCGAACTATGATGCGAGCACAGAACTCTTTAAATCTGACTTCGCGTATTCCTTCGCAACGGTGCTCCGGTTTCTGACACCGGGGTCCCCACCCGTTACTGGGAAGGGGCACACAGGGTCGGGTGCCAACGACTATACGGGTATCACCGATACCGGCGAGACATACGAAATCCGTGACCCCGACCGAACGATACAGGATGTTCTGAAGGGAGGGTTTGGCGCAAGCCGAGCAGATGTAGATAAACGACTTGCTACCATTTTCTCAAATACGGCGTTGTGGTCGCCTGCAGGGGCTGCGTCGCCGAGGGGTTTGGACGGGAATCCGGACTTTATGGAACGTGTCGGTGGATATTATCATCGCTTGGTTAACGGGGAGACGTGTCTTGGGGTTTTGGAAAGTATTTTTTAATCTTTCCTTGCGGGAGAACGACGTAGGTTGGAACTTTGACGCACTCTTTTCTGGAGCCGCTTGCGCCGGTGTTGCAGGCTACGGGTTAGTTGTAAGGGTTGGGGAACCCAACCCCTACGGACATCTCTTTACTGATAACTGACAACTATTGAAGGGAGATAACGCCTTTTTTGCGTTGAAGGACAGCATCATAGAACCGCATCGTGCCAACACAGTCGTGTATGCTGGATATCGGCTCTCGCCCTTCACGAATGGCGTTGACGAATTCGGTGAGGCTGATGCCGTCTCCTGTCAACTCCCCGTTGCGCTGATCAGAGAAATTTGAGGTGAAGGTATTCCCGGATTCGGTAAAGTGTTGCGCACCCCACAATCCGTCTAAAACGATGTATTCGTGTTGTCCGGTAATTTCGATGTAGTCATAGTTGCGCTGCCACAAACGTTGACTGGTCAACTGCAAACTTCCGACGGCGCCGTTGGTGTATTCTACGGCGACAGCGAAGGCACCTTGTCCGTCAACCTCATTGTGAAAAACGCTGAGTTCCTTCACATCGGCACCAGCGATGTGCCGTGCCAAATCGAAGTGGTGGATGGCAAAGTCGAGCAGATACTGTTTCACTGTCGGGTACTTACCACTACAGAACGAACAGAAGAGCTGCGTGAGTTGCCCGAAGGATTCGGTCTGCATGATTTCCCTCGCCTCACGCACACCGAGACTGAACCGGCGCTGGAAGTTTACCATTAGCGTCTTGTTGTGCTGTTCTGCGGTTTCTGCCAGCGTGATCGTTTCTGCGAGCGATGGCGCGGGAGGTTTAGGGACGAAAACGTGGTATCCTGCCTCAAGCGTTTCCAGCACGAGTGGCTGCCGTGGGTCAGGTCCCATGGAGATAATGACTGCTTCGAGGTCTTCCTTTTCAAACATCTCGTGCCGATCGGTGTAATATCTTCCTGTGCCGAACTTGCCGGCAGCGTCTTTTGCCCGGTCTTCGTCGGCATCGCAAACGGCTTGCAATGCGACGGGAGCGAGATGTAACGCGGGATAAATGGTGTGCCTTGCGAAACCGCCGGCACCGAGAAATCCAATCCGAAGAGGTTCCATATTTTTTAATCTTTCCTTGCGGGAGAACGACGTAGGTTAGAACTTTGACGCACCCTTCTCTGGAGTCGCCTGCGCCGTTGTTGCAGGCTCGCGGTCCGATTCTAAAAAGGATGTTCAGAATACGCAAAAAACCTGATAGCGAAAAAAGTTTATGTGGAATTTAGCACAACTATGTGGCACTGTAAAGGAAATTTTGTTTTTGTGCTGAACGAGCGATGGAAATTTCAATTCAACCTAATTGCGAAAACTGTGTCAAAAGATAGAGCGCGGGATTTCTGACCGCTGCGATTATAATACAAAAAATTTGGATAGGAACAAAAGAGATAATGCCTAAAGTAGAGGGGGGTTCTAAACCCAATACCAATACACGAAACTTCCGATTTGCACTGCTCCAAGGCACCTTTATGCGTATCAATTTAGCGTTTGCGGATTCATCGACGGTGCTTCCTGCTTTTATTCATAGATTAAGTGGTTCCGACATTCTGGTGGGTTTAACGGGTTCAATGATGACGGCGGGGTGGATGTGGCCCCAACTGCTGATGTCGAACCTGCTTGAACACCGTCCGAGAAAAATGCCATTTTACGCGCTCGGTATGAGCGTCCGCGTTTTGGCATGGCTTGGGGTTTTTTTCTGCACCATCACAATCGGTGAGCAAAACCCAACATTACTCGCGGCTTCCTTTTTGTCCCTCTATTTCATATCCTCCTCCGCTATGGGCGTTTCGACACTTCCGTATATGGACATTGTTTCTAAAGCGATAGCACCGCAACAGCGTGCCCGTTTCTTTAGCCTGCGCCAACTCTATGGCGGTTTTTTCGCGATCTGGGTTGGGTTTCTTGTTCGTGCGGTGCTTGGGAACGAATCTGAATTTACAGGTATATTGGGGAGTATTACACAGACTTTCAAGACGGTCACGATGTATTTTATCTGTTCCGTTTGCCGTCTGGATACCGATCTTGGGTTTCCGTATAATTACGCCTTTCTCTTTGTCTGTTCGGTGGCAGCGGCGTTTTTCTCTTTCGTGAGTTTTTTAGGTGTGCGCGAGCCTATCCATCCTGTTCATCCGAGGCGCCAACCGATGTGGCAACACTTGAAGCACGGGGCGCATTTCTTGCGGACGGACACAAATTATCGGCGTTTCATTCTCTTCCGCGTTTTTGCACATTTCTCTGGCATGGCATCGCCTTTTTATATGCCTTATGCGCTGAATGATCTCGGATTTTCAGAAGCGACGATGGGATTTTTCATCGTCTGTTCGGCGCTGAGTGGTGTGATTTCAAACGCATTCTGGGGACATATTGGCGAAAAGTATGGTGTACGATGGTTGCTGATTATCACGGCGGCACTGATGGGTATTCCGCCTGCCCTCGCCTGGTCTTCGGGCATATTGCCGACTTCACTATGGATGCCCGCCTTTTTCCTGATTTTTATCGTGGGCGGTATTTTGGCGAACGGCATGATGGTGGGTTTTATGGCGTATATGTTAAACATCGCGCCGCCTCGGAACCGCCCGAGTTATATTGGCTTCATGAACACGCTGCTCATGCCTGTGAGTTTTGGGCCCCTTCTTGCTGGATTCCTTGCCCCGCATATCGGTTATCGGTGGTTGTTCGCTATTTCAGTAGGCATCTGCATCGCGGCTTTCCATATTGGAACACAATTAGAAGAAATTATGCACGAAGATGAGACAGCAGAGGAAACCGACGCGTAAAATGTAAAAGGGAGGTTTGAATGAAAGTTGTTGCAAAATTTGGTCATGAAAGTGCGGGCTTAATAGATAAACCCGACCCGGTTGCCAAGGGTGAGTTCGCCGTCGTCAAAATTCATTCGGTCCCGATGTGTACGGAATACAAAGGCTTCACAAGCGAACATAAAGGCGACAGTTTCGGACACGAAGCCGCGGGTGAAGTGGTAGAAATCGCGCAGGAGGGCACCGTCAAGGTAGGTGACCGCGTTGTCGTCATGCCTCACTTCCCTTGTGGAAAGTGTCATCTCTGCTTAACAGGTGAATATGCCCACTGTCCGGACGACAACAAAATCCTACACGCTACCGAACAGACGGGTGTAACGGCGACTTTCGCACAGTACGTTCTTAAACAGGACTGGCTGCTCGTGCCGATTCCGGACGGGATCTCCTATCATCACGCTGGAATGGCATGTTGTGGACTTGGATCGACATCTAATGCCATGCGGTTGATGAATGTCAACGCGTTCGATACTGTTCTGATTACGGGGATGGGACCCATCGGGCTTGGTGGCGTGATTAACGCAGTGTATAGAGGTGCGCGCGTCATTGCGGTTGAGAGCCATCCGTATCGAGCGGACCTGGCGAAGAAACTCGGTGCAGCAGAAGTTGTTAACCCACAAGACGAGGATGTCGCTGATCAGATTCAGGATTTGACGGATGGTAAAGGTGTAGATAAAGGTGTGGAGTGCTCAGCGGCTTCTGCAGCAGTCCGCCTATTGATTGAGGTAACACGCCCGAAAGGACACATTGCCTTGATTGGTGGTATTGGCGAAGTGGAAATTCAGGGGAGTGGTATTATTAATAAAGGCTTGGTATTACACGGCACGCGGCATTATAACCTCGCAGACACACCTGCTATGATGCGGATGATCACACAAGTGAAGGATCAGCTGGACACATTCATCACGCACAGTTTTCCGATGCGCGAGATTCAGGAAGCGTGGGCGTTGCAGTGTACGCACGATTGCGGGAAAGTCGTCCTTGACCCGTGGAAATAAAATTAACCTGATCTGCCTTGGGAAAGGAAAACTGTTATGAACTCTATGACAAACAGCATGCCGCTTTCAACACCATTGGACGTTCGCCGAGGGGTTACAGATACGGCAGATGTCGCATTCCCGTTACGCTGGGGTATCCTCGGTGCTGGTAACATTTCCGCGCAGTGGGTGTGGGCTTTACACGCCTGTGAAGGCGCAACTGTAACGGCTGTGGCGGCACGGGACATTGACCGAGCGAAAGAATTCGCGCGGCAGTATGGCGTCGCGACTGCTCATGGCGATTACAGGGAAATGGTCGCATCGGATGATGTAGATATTGTATACATCGGCACAATCAACCGACTACACAAAGAACATACCCTTCTCGCCATTGAGGCAGGCAAACATGTACTCTGTGAGAAACCGCTCACCGAGAGCCTCTCCGATGCGCAAGAGATGTATGCAGCAGCCGAGGAGAAGGATGTGATGATGCAAGACGGCATGTGGACCCGTTTCTTTCCCGCGGTGGAACATGCGCGCGCCGCCATTGAGGCAGGGATTATCGGAGAGGTTGTGCTAACACAGTCCGATTTCTTCGACCCGATCTATACCGTCCAAGCCGCACCGCTTGCCTTCGGTGCCGCTGCTGTGCCGATATCGGTCACTGTTGTCGTCAACAACGCCGGCGGTGCAATTGTGGACTACGGTGAAGACAAATACGCGATACTGACGTTCCCGCCGCGCAACTCTGAACTTCCAGAGATAACAGAGCTCGTCGGGACAGCGGGACGCATCACGCTTGAGCGACCCGGACATTGCCCGACGCGCATCTCTATCCGAATTCCACCGCCGAACGGCGTGCCTTCGCAGTATAGGACCCGAAACGCACCTGCTCCGTTGCATTATTTTGAGTATCCGTTGCCGGGATCTGTCGCGATGGCGAGATCCTCTCCCAATCAACACGGATTTCTCTACCAAGCTGAAGCCGTTCATCGCTGTCTTGCCGCCGGTTTGCGTCAGTGTCCACAATACGATAAAGAGGAGTCCCTGCACGCCATGAATGTGTTGACGGAAATCAACAAGGCGAGGCAAGCAGCAGGTCGTTAGTTCAGCAGCCTGTAGGAGCGAGCTTTGCGGGCGATGTTTACCGTTCTACCCACCCAGAAATTTTGCCGTCATCGTGGGTTTCAGGGACTTCAGCCTGGAACCTCGCTTTCCTTGCCTCCGGATCAGTGTCTTCATCGAACAGGGCCAGTAAGCGCACTTCAATCGTCTCGCGAAGTGGTGCGTTTTCCGGTGTCGTCGGATCATCTATCGCACCGTGGAAGGCTGTGCGCATATTGGATTGCTCTTGACGCGTGTCGTACTGCTTGAAAATCAGCGTTTCCTGCGGTGTCATCCGTGGAAAGTAATACCACCGCTGGTTCGGGCTATGCACGAGCCGTAGACTCACGAGTCGTCTCGGCACTTCCGTCTGAGACCAAGCATCGGCGGCAATTATATCCTCTGTCGCAACCGTTGCCATGTCGCAAATCGCGAGTGGCATGACGTAAATGTCTCTCTCCAGATCGGTGCTTCGCCACACATTGTACATCTGAAAGTGCTTTCCGTTGGCAATCTTTTCAAACCCGTCTTCGGAATATGGACTGACATCAGAATGGATGCCACCGTAGGTGCCTTCACTTCCATTCGCTGTGGGTTTATTGCCACGCGGGTCCCCCTCAGGAAGTCCGCCGAACCCATTCCGATATTGGTGCTGCATCACCCGTGTTTCGCTGCAACCTGTAATTGCTGTGATGAGGTCAGAGCACTCCTGATAGAAGTGCGTCGTCACGGTATCCTGATCGTGCAGATTTCTCACCTGTGTATCTGCGTCTACTAACTGGAAGCCGTTCGCCTCAAGGTTTGGCGGTGGCTGCAACAGACGTCCGTTGTAAACCTTGATCGATTCCCGCACATACATACTTTTCCGTTCATCGGGATTTTCAACCCACTCCGGTGGTGGCATACGAGTGCCCCGATATCTTGCGTTCGCAAAACTGCCGGTCGATTCCACGAAGGATAGCATTTCTCGTTGTGCCATAGGTGTCCTCCTTTGTCAATAATGTGCTGGGCAACTGGAAGTGGTCTTCCTCAATGTCCACATCAGACGCTTTTTTGTTTTCATGCCAATAAGATACCAAAGACCCACAAAAATCGCAATTTAAATGTAGTTGCTGATTTTTCAGAAAAAAATCCTTGACATTTTTGCGAATTTAAAGCATAATCGAATTATACAACATTAACCAGATATGAATTGTTTTTCCGATTCGCTCTCAGTTTTGGTGGAGCGACCCGTTCATAGGAGGTGTACCATGTCAAAAATTGTTGAAACGACAATCGATGCGCAAAGTCCTGCGAAATTAACTCGACCCAATCGGTTGCCGAGACTCAGACGAGTATTTGCGACAATTTTCAGTGAGGAACTCCGAGTTCCTGAAATCGCCTTGCTAAGTGAATCCATGCTTACGCGAGACTGGCACCTTTTGGAGGAAGATGCTGCCCGGGCACACCTCCAGCCGGAGTAACTCCCGGCTTACGCACAAGAGTTTTCGGTAAATAAAGAAGCATTTTTCAGAATCGGCGCGCTTTGTAAGCGCGCCTACTTTATATTAAGGGTTACTGTATGAGCAAACCAAACATAATCTATATTCATTCACACGACACAGGTCGATACGTTCAACCTTACGGGCATGCGATCCCGACGCCGAATATCCAGAAACTTGCGGAGGAAGGGGTGGTGTTCCGAAACGCCTTCTGTGCGAATCCGACCTGTTCTCCCTCGCGCGCCGCACTACTCACCGGACAGTGGGCACATAGTTGCGGTATGGGAGGTTTGGCAAACCGCGGGTGGAGTCTTCCGGTCCCAGAGCATCTCATCACCTATACCTTGAATGCGGCTGGATATACCACCGCCTTGGCAGGATTCCAGCATGTCGTCCGAGATCTTAAGGAAACAGGATACCAGCGGCTCTTATCCGAAGGGACCGTGCGAGCGGGGGCAGAGGAACGCGCACGCGATTTCATTTCGGAGAAGCATGACGCGCCATTTTTCTTAGATGTCGGATTTGGTGAGACGCATCGCCGCGCAAAAGGATTCGATCCACCCCCCGATGGTGAACCGAAAACCGACCCGCGCTATGTAAAGCCCCCCGCACCGTTCCCCGATACACCTGTGACTCGACAGGATATGGCGGAGTACATAGACGCGGCGCGCACGCTGGATAGGAAAATGGGTGTGGTTTTTGACGCGTTGGAGGAGAACGGGCTTGCTGAGAACACGCTCGTGATATGCACGACCGACCATGGGCTCGCCTTTCCCCGCATGAAGTGTCATCTCAGCGACCACGGTATCGGTATCATGCTTATTGTTCGCGGGCCCGGTGGTTTTAGTGGCGGACAAGTTGTGGACGGGTTAGTGAGTCAGATCGACCTCTTCCCGACGATTTGCGAATTGGCAGGGATTGAAGCTCCGGCGTGGTTACAGGGAAATTCTGTGCTCCCGTTAGTTCGCGGTGAAGCGGAAGATGTGCGTGACGCTATTTTCGCTGAAGTCAACTATCATTGTTGCTACGAACCGCAACGTGCGATCCGAACGAAGCGATGGAAATATATCCGCCGTTATGACGATGCGGAAAAATGGGCACTGCCAAACTGCGATGACAGCATTAGCAAAACCTTTATGATGGAGCACGGTTGGGGTGACGATCCAGTTGAATCGGAACGGTTGTACGATGTGGTGTTTGATTCGTCAGAGGCACATAACCTCGCGGCGGATCCCAATTACGCAGACGTCTTGACGGAGATGCGAGACCGTTTGGAGCAGTGGCGGACGGCAACCGATGATCCGGTGAACGAAAATCAGATTATGGTGCCACCAGAGACGGCTGTATCGAACGATCCGACGGATATTTCACCGGGGGATCCGCATTATCCGGCACGTGAAATGGTGTAATGATGTAGTAATGTCAAAAACGATCAAATATCTGTTTCGCAGGGTCTCCGTGCCCTGCGTCCTTTCTGCCTTGAGACAGGTTCCTACCAAACAACCTTGGTTACAATCACTTATTCAAACGATCAAACTCCCATTTTCGAGGGTTGTTCTGAATATACGTTCGAATTGATTGTAAGGCAGATTCAGTGCGAATAACATGATCATGAAATCTTGTTCCCCACAACTTTTTGTCAAATCTTTTCCAGTTATTTTCCTTGACCCCGCGAATGTATTGAGTAGTTGTTAAAGATTTAAAACGAGCGACTAAGTCAAGCAGCGATAGAGGCACTCCAGTTTCATGCTGCTGTTGCGGAGGGACCTTGTGCTTTGCACTCACCGAGGTGATTGGAACCTCCTCGAAATCCGCTTTGATAATCAAAATACCGTGGAAATGATTTGGCATCACTTGAAAGATATCCAAACCAATCCGAGGAGAGTAACTTGGCAGTTCCTGCCACACACGTTCAACCATGCGACCAGCATCCGTCAAATTAATGATTCCATTGCGTACATCGCCAAACAAGCAAGACATATTTCGAGTAGAAAGTTTGACAAAATACCAACCAGGTTGTGAATAATCATATTCTGGTAAATGATGCGATTTAGAATCTGCATAAGGCATAATACTTGTTTAGGGCGGACGGGCACGGGGCCCCGTCCGAACAGGGGAAGTGCCTAAATTCGGTTTCCAGCCCACAGCGCGCCGCGGCGGATAACCGTCTGAAAACTCGGATTCTCAAGCACTGCCATATCGTGTCCGAGCGCGAAGTAGAATACCCGACCCGCGCCATACGTATGGTGAAACGCCATGACATGCGTCTCATCTTTGGTCTCGTCATAGGCGTGCATCAGATGGCGTGATGCCTCGGGATTGTGCTTTAGATAATAGAGTTCATCCGTTACCTTAAAATCGGTTAATCCTTCAGTAATCGGATGCTCGGTATCGCTCACATTAACAGTGAAGTCCATGTAGGGACTGTGTCCATCGAAGAACCCGTTGAGCATACCGTGGTAGCCTTCAGCCTCCCTGAACGAAGCAGCTGCGGTGTGCAGTCCAAAAAACCCACCGCCTGTTCGGATATGGGTGAGTAGACCGGTTTCTTGTGCTGCGGTGAGTTCCCCGACATCGGTATAGAAGAGCACAGTGTCGTATTTGTCAAGACCATTGCCAAGTACACCGTAGTCTTGCGAGAAATCGGCTTCAATATCGTCGGTGTCGTTGAGCATCGTCGTCAAGAATTGTCCGTTCCCGGCATGATCGTGGTAAATCCCTTCCGTCCCGACAAATATTAGCAGTTTAAGCGTTTCCATTTTTTAATGTTTCCTTGCGGTTCGATTTTTTAATGTTTCCTTGCGGAATAACAACGGGGTTCGTGCTAGCAAGGTTTCTTCTCAAATCCGCGCTCCACTTCGTTACGCGCTACGGGCTTTTGTTATTTTTTCAACCCGGTAGGGGTGACATGTCTGTAGAGCCTTTCCGTAGACCCGCTCTCCATGCGCAAGCCGCGTGTGGGCTTGCGGGACAATACGAGCTTCGTTTTCGATACTACAGATTCTAATCTTTCCTTGCGGATTTTTATAGTAAAGCCCATAATTACATGAACACTTTTATGGTAGCGTAGACTGTCAGTCTGCGTGCTAAAGAGGCACAAACTAACAGTTTATGCTACATCAGTCAACTTATTTTTCGACTTTACTATAATTTTACCGCCGCTAATGATTAGGCAACACGAGTACTTTGACAGATCCGTGTTCATCACGTTCGGCTGCGACTGCGAACGCTTGTGCAACGTCGTCTAAGTCGAACCGATGCGTAATCAGTGGATTCGGGTCGAGTTTGCCAGCGGCGAGTAAGTCGATAGCGACCTGGAACTCCGTCTTCCCACCTCGTCTGCCGTAGCAGAACGACCAGATGACTGTAAGTTCTCGACTGCGTGCGAACCGCTCCGAAAAGGTGAGCGGTGTCCGATGTCCGCCTACCATACAGACGCGTCCCCGCTTCGCGGCGATCTCTGTCGCTTGTTCCAGCGTATTCGCGCTCCCCCCAACCGCCTCAAAGACAACATCCGCCCCTCTGCCGTCGCTCCACTCCATGATAGCCTCGACAGGATCCGTCTTATCTACGTTGATAGGCAGGGCTCCGACAGCCTCGTGTGCAATCTGTATGGGACCATCCGGCTTGCCCAGCATGGCGATAGAGGTTGCCCCTGCGATATCGGCTACCTGCGCGATCGTCAAGCCAACAGGACCGCTCCCGATAATGGCGACACGGTCTCCCGGGGATACCATTGCCCTGTTGACGGCATGGACGGCGACTGCGTAAACTTCTGCCAACGCACCGCCCTCTGCAGAGACACTATCCGGCAATGTGTATACGTTTGGCGTACGGGCAACCATGAACTCCGCAAAACCACCGCCCCCGTGCCGCAGGTTCCCACAGATATTGTAGTAGCCATTGAAACATTCGGGACAATTGTTACACGGCGTGATCGGTTCAACTGCTACGCGCGTGCCCTTTTCATATCCCCGAACATCTCTACCTATGTCGATAATCTCTCCCGTCAATTCATGTCCACCAATGCGTGGCGATTGGGGTTTCTCTGGTTGATGATGATAGCCGTGCAGATCGCTTCCACAGATCCCTGCCGCTTCTACTTGGACCAACACTTGTCCTTCTTCCGGTGTTGGATCGGGTACTATTTCGACCCTTATGTCTTTTCCACCGTAAAATTGCGCCGCTTTCACAATAGTCTCCCCCAATATTAATAATGTGTCTGGAATATAGCATGAAATCGGAATTGTGTCAATACGAGTTTGAAGAATCAGCCATCAGTGATCAACGGTCAGCGGGCTGGGTATGTTGTCTGAATCGCGGATGACATGGATTACACAGATTACGCGGATTTTGGAGTTTTTGTGTGCTCTGTCAACTTTGAAGGTCAGGGAAGGTTCAGAAGCGTGCGATTTATCACACAAAATGCGCAATGAATTGCGCTACTACAAACCAAAAACTGAACAAAAGGATAAACATGGATTTCGCCTTTTCTGTAAAAACAGGAATAGAATTTCGCTTGACTTCTGAATCATAGATGGGTTAAAATCAAGAAGACATAATACAGATGAGGAGATGGAAATGAGAACAATTAAATTAGGTTTGATTGGGGCAGGTGGTATCTCGGGAGCACACTGTCGAACGCTTGCTGAGATTGAAGGTGCTGAGATTATCGCTGCTGCCGACCTTGTCCCGGCAAACCTGGAACGCGCGCAAGAACAGTGGGGCATTAAGCGTACGTTCACTGATTACAACGAAATGCTCAAAATGGATGAGATTGAGGCGGTTTACGTCTGTACTCCAACCGGTGTGCATGCGGCACCTACCGTCGCGGCGCTGAACGCTGGTAAACATGTTTTCTGCGAAAAGCCGATGGAAGCGACGTTGGACGCTGCTGCTTCAATGTGGCGTGCGGCAAAAGAAAACGATAAAATCCTCATGGTCGGTTTGAAACTCCGATATTCACCAGAGGTCGTCAAAGCGAAAGAGATTGCTGACGCTGGTACCCTTGGCGATATCTATTACGTCGAAACGGTTGCAGATCGCCGACGTGGGAATCCAGGTGGCAGTTTTATTCGCAAGGCGACCGCCGGTTTAGGCGCGTCTGCGGACATCGGTGTTTACGCGCTGGATACGGCTCTCTATCTGATGGGACATCCCAAGCCTGTAGCGGTCTCTGGTATTACCTCTAACTACCTGAGCTTACATAACACATGGAATCCTGCGCTCCGTGAAACCGAAGTTGAAGATTTCGGTGTCGGCTGGGTG from Candidatus Poribacteria bacterium encodes the following:
- a CDS encoding Gfo/Idh/MocA family oxidoreductase, yielding MEPLRIGFLGAGGFARHTIYPALHLAPVALQAVCDADEDRAKDAAGKFGTGRYYTDRHEMFEKEDLEAVIISMGPDPRQPLVLETLEAGYHVFVPKPPAPSLAETITLAETAEQHNKTLMVNFQRRFSLGVREAREIMQTESFGQLTQLFCSFCSGKYPTVKQYLLDFAIHHFDLARHIAGADVKELSVFHNEVDGQGAFAVAVEYTNGAVGSLQLTSQRLWQRNYDYIEITGQHEYIVLDGLWGAQHFTESGNTFTSNFSDQRNGELTGDGISLTEFVNAIREGREPISSIHDCVGTMRFYDAVLQRKKGVISLQ
- a CDS encoding MFS transporter, giving the protein MPKVEGGSKPNTNTRNFRFALLQGTFMRINLAFADSSTVLPAFIHRLSGSDILVGLTGSMMTAGWMWPQLLMSNLLEHRPRKMPFYALGMSVRVLAWLGVFFCTITIGEQNPTLLAASFLSLYFISSSAMGVSTLPYMDIVSKAIAPQQRARFFSLRQLYGGFFAIWVGFLVRAVLGNESEFTGILGSITQTFKTVTMYFICSVCRLDTDLGFPYNYAFLFVCSVAAAFFSFVSFLGVREPIHPVHPRRQPMWQHLKHGAHFLRTDTNYRRFILFRVFAHFSGMASPFYMPYALNDLGFSEATMGFFIVCSALSGVISNAFWGHIGEKYGVRWLLIITAALMGIPPALAWSSGILPTSLWMPAFFLIFIVGGILANGMMVGFMAYMLNIAPPRNRPSYIGFMNTLLMPVSFGPLLAGFLAPHIGYRWLFAISVGICIAAFHIGTQLEEIMHEDETAEETDA
- a CDS encoding zinc-binding dehydrogenase, which encodes MKVVAKFGHESAGLIDKPDPVAKGEFAVVKIHSVPMCTEYKGFTSEHKGDSFGHEAAGEVVEIAQEGTVKVGDRVVVMPHFPCGKCHLCLTGEYAHCPDDNKILHATEQTGVTATFAQYVLKQDWLLVPIPDGISYHHAGMACCGLGSTSNAMRLMNVNAFDTVLITGMGPIGLGGVINAVYRGARVIAVESHPYRADLAKKLGAAEVVNPQDEDVADQIQDLTDGKGVDKGVECSAASAAVRLLIEVTRPKGHIALIGGIGEVEIQGSGIINKGLVLHGTRHYNLADTPAMMRMITQVKDQLDTFITHSFPMREIQEAWALQCTHDCGKVVLDPWK
- a CDS encoding Gfo/Idh/MocA family oxidoreductase, whose protein sequence is MNSMTNSMPLSTPLDVRRGVTDTADVAFPLRWGILGAGNISAQWVWALHACEGATVTAVAARDIDRAKEFARQYGVATAHGDYREMVASDDVDIVYIGTINRLHKEHTLLAIEAGKHVLCEKPLTESLSDAQEMYAAAEEKDVMMQDGMWTRFFPAVEHARAAIEAGIIGEVVLTQSDFFDPIYTVQAAPLAFGAAAVPISVTVVVNNAGGAIVDYGEDKYAILTFPPRNSELPEITELVGTAGRITLERPGHCPTRISIRIPPPNGVPSQYRTRNAPAPLHYFEYPLPGSVAMARSSPNQHGFLYQAEAVHRCLAAGLRQCPQYDKEESLHAMNVLTEINKARQAAGR
- a CDS encoding sulfatase, yielding MSKPNIIYIHSHDTGRYVQPYGHAIPTPNIQKLAEEGVVFRNAFCANPTCSPSRAALLTGQWAHSCGMGGLANRGWSLPVPEHLITYTLNAAGYTTALAGFQHVVRDLKETGYQRLLSEGTVRAGAEERARDFISEKHDAPFFLDVGFGETHRRAKGFDPPPDGEPKTDPRYVKPPAPFPDTPVTRQDMAEYIDAARTLDRKMGVVFDALEENGLAENTLVICTTDHGLAFPRMKCHLSDHGIGIMLIVRGPGGFSGGQVVDGLVSQIDLFPTICELAGIEAPAWLQGNSVLPLVRGEAEDVRDAIFAEVNYHCCYEPQRAIRTKRWKYIRRYDDAEKWALPNCDDSISKTFMMEHGWGDDPVESERLYDVVFDSSEAHNLAADPNYADVLTEMRDRLEQWRTATDDPVNENQIMVPPETAVSNDPTDISPGDPHYPAREMV
- a CDS encoding transposase, yielding MPYADSKSHHLPEYDYSQPGWYFVKLSTRNMSCLFGDVRNGIINLTDAGRMVERVWQELPSYSPRIGLDIFQVMPNHFHGILIIKADFEEVPITSVSAKHKVPPQQQHETGVPLSLLDLVARFKSLTTTQYIRGVKENNWKRFDKKLWGTRFHDHVIRTESALQSIRTYIQNNPRKWEFDRLNK
- a CDS encoding ThuA domain-containing protein; translation: METLKLLIFVGTEGIYHDHAGNGQFLTTMLNDTDDIEADFSQDYGVLGNGLDKYDTVLFYTDVGELTAAQETGLLTHIRTGGGFFGLHTAAASFREAEGYHGMLNGFFDGHSPYMDFTVNVSDTEHPITEGLTDFKVTDELYYLKHNPEASRHLMHAYDETKDETHVMAFHHTYGAGRVFYFALGHDMAVLENPSFQTVIRRGALWAGNRI